The DNA region CCAGCCTAAAAAGGTTGAGCTTTTCTAAAATTATTTTAAAAGCAGATTAGTTGTTACCTGCAGCTAAATTTTTCATTTCTTTTTCGATCATATCGTAAAACTGATCGATTTTTGGTAATACCAAAATACGAGTACGTCTGTTTTTAGCTCTGTTTTCGGCAGTATCGTTATCTGCAACAGGTACGTAAGAACTACGTCCGGCAGCTACCAAACGGCCTGGGCTAACGCCTAATTCTTGTAGTTCTCTAACCACAGATGTAGCACGTTTTACACTTAAATCCCAGTTATCCAACAAGGGTGGCTTGCTGTAAGATCTGCTATCGGTGTGTCCTTCAACCATACATTCAAAATCTGGTTTTCCGTTAACAACTGTAGCAACTTTTCCTAAAACTTCTTTAGCTCTAGAGGTAACTAAGTAGCTTCCACTTTGGAATAAAAGTTTATCGGCAATAGAAATGTAAACCACGCCTTTTTCAACGTTAACCTCAATATCTGGGTCGTTGATGCCAACCTCTCGCTTTAAGCTGGTTACTAAAGCTAAAGTAACACTGTCCTTTTTTGTAAGGGCGTCTTGTAAACGGGTGATTTTTAAATCTTTTTCTTTCATACTTTCTAAAGTCTTCTCAATGTTTGAAGCGCCTTTAGCAGTAAGTACTTGTAGGTTGTCGTTGTAGTTTCTTAAATCTTCAACTTGCTCTTCCAAAGCTTGAGATCTGGCGGTAGCGGAAGCTCTTTCTTCCAAGCAAGAGTTTAATTTAACCGTAGCAGAATTTAAAAGGTCTTGAGTTTCCTTTTGTTTGGCTTGAAGATCGGTATATAATTTTTTTGATACACATGAACTTAAGAATATCATTGAAGATACACTAAGCAATAAAATTTTTCTCATAATTATTAAAGGATTAATATTTCGTGTTAATTGTTTCAACAAAAATATACAAAAAACGCGCCATTTAAAGTTTTTAACAAAATTTTTACGCATTAATGGGCTGCTTTCCGAATAAGAAATTATTAATGTGCGAATACTATTAAATAATTGACGGTTTACTTCGTGTCAAACCCTTTTTAAGGCTTTTTATAATATTTGTTTCCTTTGATGAAATAGCTGAAAACAATCGAAGTTTTTTGGTAATATTTAGTTTTGGTTACAGTTGCTTTTCTTTGTTGTAGTAGCCTCCCTAGACTTTTATAAAAACTAAAATGTGCTTTTAAAATTGAAAAGAGGTGCCGTGGCTTTTGCTCCAATAGAAATTTCATTCCTGCCACGCCGTCAAGAATTAGGCGAACTCCAATTTTTACAAGAATAGGGCTAGTCGCATTTTTGGTCAAGGCAAATAGACTGTTCCGGAAATTTAAAAACGTTTTTTTGGGGTTGGAATTGCTTAACGTGGCTCCACCAACATGATAAACCGCTGAAGCGCCTACATATTTTACTGAATAACCTAGGTTTTTGGCCCGCCAACACAAATCGATTTCTTCCATGTGGGCAAAAAAATGTTCGTCAAAGCCGTTTAATTCATCAAACACATGGCTTCTCACAAACAGACAGGCACCTGAGGCCCAAAAAATTTCGGAAACGTCGTCATACTGTCCCGAATCTTTTTCAACAGTATTAAAAATACGTCCACGGCAATACGGATAACCAAATTTATCGATAAAACCTCCAGCAGCACCGGCATATTCAAAATGGTCTTTCTTTTTGAAATCCAATAATTTGGGTTGGATAATGGCTGTGTTGGGGTGCGTTTTAAAAGTATCTATTACAGGTTGCAACCAATTTTGGGTTACTTCCACATCGCTGTTCAATAGACAGAACACATCAGCTTCAACATGCTTCAGAGCATCGTTGTAACCTTTGGCATACCCCCCATTTTCGGCATTTTTTATAATTTTTACTGATGGAAATTCTTTTTCAACAAAAGCCACGGAATCGTCGGTCGAGGCATTGTCGGCCACATAAACCGTGGCTTCTTTTGAATGCTCAACCACCGAAGGCAAAAACTGCTCCAATAGCGCTTTTCCATTCCAATTTAATATAACAATGGCAATGTTCATGGGGTATAATCGGGGATATTTTTTAAGAATTGGTAGCGTTCGTTTTCAAAATCCATTTGGCAAAAATAATGATTCAGTCCGTTGGTGACCATTAAATAAGTGGCATTCAATTCTAAATTATACCGCGCAATTTGGTCGAACGTAGATTGGTCAATAGTAACGGAAGGCGCTTTGCATTCCACAATTAAATGGATACTTCCGTTGGGGTTGAACACCACAATGTCGTAACGTTTTTTCAAATTGTTGATGGTCAGCTCTTTTTCAACGTTAATCAACGATTTTGGAAAACTTTTCCCTTCAATAAGATATTGGATGCAATGCTGCCTTACCCATTCTTCGGGTTGCAAAACCACGAACTTTTTACGGATACCATCAAAAATAGAAACTTTATTTTCTTTATTTTTGAATCGAAATGAATACTGCGGAAAATTGAGTGCTTGCAAAAGTTGTTGCGTTTATTTTTCAAAGTTAAACTACAGAACAGTAAATACCAATTTATGGTGATAAATTCCACGGATACCGTTTTGTTCCATTTGGGATTTTGTGATTAAGATTTGATATTTTAGAAGATTTGGACGAAGTAAAACAGTTGGTTACCGACATAAAAAACAGAAAACTGAAACCTATTTATTTTTTAATGGGCGAAGAGCCCTATTATATAGACCGGATTTCAGATTTTATTGAAGATACCGTTTTAAGCGAGGAAGAGCGGGGTTTTAATCAAATGGTGCTCTACGGTCGCGATGTTGCCGTTGAGGATATTGTGGGCCATGCCAAGCGTTTCCCGATGATGGCCGAATACCAAGTGGTGATTATAAAAGAGGCACAAGATTTGTCGCGAACCATCGAAAAATTGGCTAAATATGCCGAAAATCCTCAGCCCACAACAGTTTTGGTGGTAAACTATAAGTATAAAAGAATTGATAAACGGAAGGCACTTTATAAAACCCTTAAAAAAACTGGGGTAGTTTACGAAAGTAAAAAGCTTTATGAAAATCAGGTGGCCGATTGGATCCGCCGCGTATTATCGCCTAAAAAATATGATATATCCCCAAAAGCTGCTCAAATGTTGGTGGAATTTTTGGGCACCGATTTGAGCAAGATTAACAATGAACTTGAGAAACTTCAAATCATTCTGCCGAAAGGCACGCAGATTACTCCCGAGCACATAGAAGAAAACATTGGGATAAGTAAGGATTATAACAATTTTGAGCTTCGGAAGGCCGTAGGCGAACGAAATGCAGCTAAAGCGTTTAAAATTGTAAAGTATTTTGGTGAAAACCCAAAGGATAACCCCATGGTTGTAACGGTATCTCTGTTATTCAATTTCTTTTCGCAACTGTTGCAGTTTCATGGATTGAAGGATAAGTCACCTCGCAGTGTAGCTTCAGCGCTAAAAATCAATCCTTATTTTGTAAACGAATATATTGATGCGGCACGAAATTACCCTATGCGGAAAGTCAGTATGGTAGTGGCTACCCTAAGAGAGTTTGATGTTAAAGGAAAAGGGGTAGGCGCCAATGCAGTACCGCAGGGCGATTTGTTAAAGGAACTTTTGGTTCGTATTTTAAATTAATTTTATGGATGTTACTATTCACGAGAGTTGGAAACCTCATTTACAAGAGGAATTCGGTAAACCTTACTTTAATAACCTAGCGGAGTTTGTAAAAGCAGAGTATAAAAAACATCAATGTTTTCCACCAGGACCTGAAATTTTTAACGCGTTTAACCATTGCCATTTTGACGACGTAAAAGTGGTGATTATTGGTCAGGACCCCTATCACGGACCCGGCCAAGCCAATGGCTTATGTTTTTCGGTAGCCGATGGTGTTTCACATCCACCTTCACTTATTAATATTTTTAAAGAGATAGAAACCGATTTGGGTGTAGCATATCCAACCAGTGGTAATTTAGAGCGTTGGGCGAAGCAAGGGGTGCTATTGCTAAACGCTACTTTAACGGTTAGAGCACATCAAGCGGGAAGCCATCAAAATAAAGGCTGGGAAACCTTTACCGATGCCGTGATTAAATTAATAAGTTCAGAGAAAGAGAATGTGGTGTTCTTGCTTTGGGGCGGATTTGCCAAGAAAAAAGCAAAATTAATTGATGCTAAAAAGCATAATATTTTAAACTCTGGTCATCCTTCACCTTTAAGTGCTAATAGGGGGTACTGGTTTGGAAATAAGCACTTTAGTTTGGCTAACCAATACTTAGAATCAAAAGGAAAGGCGAAAGTGAATTGGTAGGCACACAAAAAGTCACTACTTATTGGTTAAGAAGTGTTATTCAGAATAATAATACTTGCAGGTAAAATTAACTGCCAGTAGGAGCAAGTATTACAGGTTCGTTTTCAATTCTAAAAACAACAGGTTGTTTAGATGTTGTTTTGTTTGGGGTTTTGTTGCAACTAAATCTTAACAATAAAAAATTAATTGAAACAAGAACAGCAAGAATCAGGGTAATTGTTAAAATCATAGGCTATTGGGGTTAGTTTTATAATTTTCGGCAAAATACAAATAATTTCGTCGAAAAACAACTTTTATGTTAATTACATGTAATATTAATATTATTACGGTGTAAAATTAATAATAAATAGGCTACACGGCAATACGCATATCTACTTACTTTTGCATTTTTATGTTTTACCAAAACTTTACAGGCAAAAATTATCGATAAAGTAAATTCTTAACACTTTTTTTGTCATAAACGGGTGTATGGTTATTTCTAAAATAACTGACTTAGCAGTATTTTTTGAAGAAGGGAGGAATTTCTATAATTAGAAACGGTTTTTATTGGTAAAGTTGAAAAATGCGTTGTTTTTTTAGCGGGGATTAGGGAATTTTTAATTTCTAAGGTTTCTTTTATCAATAAGCTGCAGGTTTCTTAAAATAAAATTTAATTTTGGAGCAAATTAGTGTGATTATGAATGAACCAAAGTGGATCAAAGCTAAAGATTACGAAGATATTACCTATGCAAAATGCAATGGTATTGCGAGAATTGCGTTTAACAGACCAAATGTTAGAAATGCATTTCGTCCCAAAACCACCAGTGAATTGTACGATGCCTTTTACGACGCCAATGAAGATGTAAATATTGGTGTGGTGTTGTTGTCGGCTGAGGGTCCTTCAACTAAAGATGGTGTGTACTCGTTTTGTAGCGGGGGCGATCAAAAGGCTAGAGGGCATCAAGGGTATGTAGGTGAAGATGGCTATCACCGCTTGAATATATTAGAGGTACAGCGCCTAATCCGTTTTATGCCCAAGGCCGTTATTGCCGTGGTTCCGGGATGGGCTGTGGGTGGCGGCCACAGTTTGCACGTGGTATGCGATTTAACTTTGGCCAGTAAAGAGCACGCTATTTTTAAACAAACCGATGCCGATGTTACCAGTTTTGATGGTGGCTATGGTTCGGCTTACTTGGCTAAAATGGTAGGCCAGAAAAAAGCACGTGAGATATTTTTCCTTGGAAGAAATTATTCGGCGCAAGAAGCTTTTGAAATGGGAATGGTAAATGCTGTGATTCCGCATGACGAATTAGAAAGTACTGCTTACGAATGGGCTCAGGAAATTTTAGCTAAATCTCCAACCTCTATAAAAATGCTCAAATTTGCGATGAATTTAACAGACGATGGTATGGTAGGCCAGCAGGTGTTTGCTGGTGAGGCTACACGATTGGCCTACATGACCGATGAAGCCAAAGAAGGGCGGAATGCGTTTCTTGAAAAAAGAAAGCCTAACTTCGATAAAAAATGGATTCCATAATGGAGAAGGTTTCTATTTGGCTTTCAGCCATGCGGCTTAGAACATTGCCGCTCTCCGTTTCTGGTATTATTTTAGCTTCCTGTCTGGCACATTATAATGGTGTTTTTCAATGGAGCATTTTTATATTGGCAATATTAACGACACTAAGCCTTCAAATCCTTTCCAATTTGGCAAACGATTATGGCGATGGCGTAAAAGGCACGGATAATAATGATAGGATTGGACCCGAACGTGCTTTGCAATCCGGAAAAATTACTTCAGAAAAACTATTCAATGCGATAAAAATCAATGTATTGGTGTGTGTTGGTTTGGCTGTTTTGCTCATTTTTACAGCATTTGGGGTAAAGTATTTATGGCACGCCTTGCTGTTCTTTTTATTAGGGGTAGGTGCGGTGGTTGCGGCTATGCGCTACACCATGGGCACAAAAGCCTATGGCTACCGGGGTCTGGGAGATGTTTTTGTGTTTGTCTTTTTCGGTTTGGTAAGTGTTATTGGTTGCTACGTACTTTATGCCAAAAAAATTGACCATGTTGTTTTTCTACCGGCCATAACCGTGGGACTTTTAAGTGTAGGGGTGTTGAACTTAAACAACATGCGCGATAGGCTATCTGATAAAAAGTCGAACAAAATTACTTTGGCTGTCAAGTTGGGTGAAAAATATGTAAAGATTTATCATAATGTATTGGTTTTATCCGCCATTTTGACTTCGGCCTTATTCGGTATTTTATATTATACATCGCCTTTCAATTTAATATTTGTGGTGGCTTATGTACCGTTATTACTTCATTTAAAACAGGTTAACAGTAATACCGATCCCAAGCTTTTAGACCCCGAATTAAAAAAGTTGGCATTAACCACAGTTTTATTGGCAATATTAATGGGAGTGGGGCATTTGTTATAGGATAATTTTGTAAATTCATGGTTTAAAATTGACACATGAAATGAGCGTGAATTTTATCGTTCATAAATTTTAAACAGATGAAAATTACATTTTACGGACATGCTTCGTTAGGTATTCAAATTGATGATGTTAACGTACTAGTCGATCCATTTATATCGCCAAACGAAAAGGCTTCGCATATTGATATTGACACTCTAGAGGCCGATTATATTTTAGTCACCCATGCCCACCAAGACCACATTGCCGATGTTGAGGCCATAGCCAAACGCACGAAAGCGGTAGTGGTTTCAAATTTTGAAATTGTTGGATATTTTGAAAAATTAGGTATTGAAGGTCACCCCATGAACCATGGCGGAAAATGGGATTTTGAATTCGGAACCGTGAAGTACGTTAATGCGATACACACTTCTTCATTTCCTGATGGCAGCTATGGCGGACAACCTGGCGGTTTCGTTTTGGAAGGAGAACACAAAAACATTTATATCGCAGGCGATACGGCACTGACTTTCGATATGAAATTAATCCCCATGCAAACCCAGCTCGATTTGGCCATTTTGCCCATTGGCGATAATTTTACCATGGGCGTTGATGATGCCATTCTAGCGAGCGATTTTGTAGAATGTAACAAAGTTATGGGCTATCACTACGATACCTTTGGGTATATTGAAATTGACCACGAAGATGCTAAAAGGAAGTTTTTCGAGAAGGACAAAGATTTAATGCTTCTTGAAATTGGAGAACATATAGAATTGTAAATGCTGAACGCCTCATATAAACCCCATACCTTAAACTTTAAAACACCCGGAGGCACTTCTCGCGGGGTGTTAAAAACGAAAGACACTTATTTTTTAATTATAAACTCTGATGAAAAACAGGGGATTGGCGAATGTGCTTTGTTTAAAGGGCTTTCGGCCGATGATGTGCCTAATTATGAGGGGAAACTAAATTGGGTTTGTGAAAACATCAATTTAGGACTGGAGACACTTTTGGCTTCTTTATCTGAATTTCCAAGTATTCAATTCGGATTGGAAACGGCATTCAAGTCTTTGGAAAGTCAGGACGCTTTTGAATTATTTCCTTCTAATTTTACGGATGACGAGGGTGCTATCCCTATCAACGGATTAATTTGGATGGGCAGCGAATCCTTTATGAAGCAACAAATGAAGGAAAAGATTGAAGCAGGCTTCAGCTGCATAAAAATGAAAATTGGCGCCATCGATTTTGAAACGGAATTGGGTTTACTGAAATCAATCCGCAAAGAATTCAGCTCAAAAGACATCGAACTTCGTGTAGACGCCAACGGAGCTTTTTCCCCTGAAAATGCTTTGGAAAAATTAAAACAGCTTTCAGAATTCGATTTGCATTCCATAGAGCAACCTATAAGGCAAGGCCAGTTTGAATTTATGACGGCATTGTGCGAAACCACCCCATTGCCCATTGCGCTCGATGAAGAACTTATCGGTGTTTTTTCAGAATCGGAAAAACAGAAACTACTACAAGTTATAAATCCACAGTATATCATTTTAAAACCCAGTTTGGTTGGTGGTTTCCGTGGAAGCGATACTTGGATAGAGTTAGCCAAAAAACAAAACATAGGTTGGTGGATTACCAGTGCTCTGGAAAGCAATATAGGGTTGAATGCCATTGCACAATACACTTACACAAAGCACAGCAAAATGCCACAAGGTTTGGGCACGGGCGGATTGTTTACCAATAATTTTGAAAGTCCGTTGGAAGTTAAAAAAGGCACTTTGCAGTACGCCAAAAACAAACACTGGAATTTAAAATTTTTAAAAGAACAACTATGTATATAGAGCAGGCATTCAAAGGGTTGTACGATTGGTGGCGCTACGTTTTGGGCGTGTTTATAATTTTTGCGGCGTGGCAATTTATTGGTATGGTGCCCTTGGGAATAGCCATTGTTGTGAAATTGTTCGGAACAAACATGGAGCAAATCCCAACCGATATTCCGCAAATGATTGAGCTTCTGGGAAGCAATCTGTTCTTGTTCTTAATGCTTATTTCGTTTGCATTTGGCCTATTGGGCGTATTTGTTTCGGCGAAGACGTTGCATAAGCAATCCATAAAAATGCTCACCACGGTTAGAGATAACATAGATTGGAAACGCTTTTGGTTCATTTTTTTCCTATGGGGGATGCTTTCGAGTGGCTTGGTGCTGTTAGACTACGTTTTAGCACCAGAGGATTACCAACTTAATTTTCAGTTGAAACCGTTTTTAATTTTGGCCGTAATAGCCATTTTGCTTATTCCGTTGCAAACTAGTTTCGAAGAATATTTTTTTAGAGGCTATCTAATGCAGGGGCTTGGTGTTGTTTTTAAGAATAAATGGGTACCCTTGCTAATAACCTCAATAGGCTTCGGTTTAATGCATATTGCCAATCCTGAGGTAGAAAAGCTGGGTTACATTATTATGGTTTATTACATCGGTACCGGATTGTTTTTAGGGATTATTACTTTGATGGATGAAGGTTTGGAACTAGCCTTGGGCTTTCATGCAGCAAATAATTTGTTTACCGCGCTGTTGGTAACAGCCGATTGGACGGCGTTTCAAACACATTCTATTTTAAAAGATTTGTCCGATCCTTCCAAAATGGCCATGGCCGAAATTTTTGTGCCCGTATTAATCGTTTTTCCCATTTTGATATTCATTCTTTCAAAACGATATAAATGGAATAATTGGAAAGAAAAGTTAATAGGAACTATTGTTGAACCGCCCAAAGAGGACTATAAAATTTTAGAATAATATGATACCACATTACACCAACGTACATTTAAAATTCAAACTGGATGGCCTAAGTTACAAGTACGACGAACTTATGGAAGTGGCCTATAGTTATGTGAAAGAGGGTTTGCCCTATCAGCAAGATTTAGGGAATTTTTTGTTGGATTGGCTCGATCAGCACGACCATGTTGTAGTAAAAACATCGGGTTCTACCGGAAAGCCTAAGCAGATAAAAATAAAGAAACAGGCTATGGTCAATTCGGCGATTGCAACGGGCGATTTTTTTAATCTACAGCCGGGCGATAAGGTGTTGAACTGTTTACCGTCTAACTTTATTGCTGGTAAAATGATGATTGTTCGGGCCATTATGTTGGGCTTGGAGCTCGATATGACCGAGCCAGCGGCTTTACCTTTGATTGACTACGAAAAAGATTATGATTTTTGTGCCTTTACACCAATGCAGTTAAAAAACTTTGCCAAGTATTTGAAAAGTATACGAGTTGCTATTGTTGGTGGTGGTATGGTATCAAAGCCAATCATTGAAATGATAAAGGATAAGAAGCCATTGGTTTATGAAACTTACGGAATGACCGAAACCGTGTCGCATATCGCCGTAAAAAAACTGAATAATTTCAAAGATGGTGAATCGCTTGAAACCTCATACTTCAACACTTTGCCCGATATTACCGTTTCAACCGACGATAGAAGCTGTTTAGTAATCGAGGCACCACATCTTTCCGAAGAAAAAATTGTTACTAACGATATTGTAAAAATTCATTCCAACACCTGCTTTGAATGGCTTGGTAGGTATGATAATGTTATTAATTCAGGTGGTATAAAATTGTTTCCAGAGCAAATTGAAAGGAAGTTGCAAAGCAAGATACCGGGCGAGTTTTTTATAGCTTCAAAACCAGACGACACATTGGGTGAAAAACTGGTCTTGGTTTTAGAGGCCAAAGAAAATAATCTAGACCCCGCTATTTTTGATGTGTTGGATAAATACGAAAAGCCAAAAGAGGTGCTTACCGTGCCCAAGTTTCAACAAACGTCGTCAGGGAAAATCCATCGGGAAAAAACACTGGAACTGTTAAATTTATAGATTTGGCGTAACGTTTCGGCTATTTTTGCAACCTACTTAAAAATGTAAGCTATGAATTTTTTAAAACGCGTGCTGGCCACAGTAGTCGGGATAATAGTGTTTGTAACACTTTGTTTTTTCGGATTACTTGTTTTGGGCGCACTTTTTGGAGCCGACCCTAATGAAACCTTAAAAATAAAATCTAATTCGGTACTCGAATTGAGATTGGATTTCCCTATTAAGGATTATGCCGGGAAAATAGAATTTGAAGAATATCCATTTTTAAATGAAGATGAAAAAAATGGATTGTTCAATCTCATCGATGCGATAAATTATGCGGCCACAGATGATAAGATAAAGGGGATTTCCATTGATAACAATTTTATCGATGCGGGTATTTCACAAACCAAAGCACTTCGCGGGGCACTGCTCAAGTTTAAGGAATCTGGAAAATTCATAGTGTCGTATTCCGATATTTATTCCCAAAAAGACTACTATTTAAGTTCGGTTGCCGATACCGTTTACATCAATCCGGTTGGAATAATGGAGTTTAAAGGACTGTATTCCGAGCGTTTGTACTTCAAGGATTTTCAGGAAAAAACAGGCTTTAAAATGGAAGTGGTTCGCTTGGGCAAATACAAAAGTGCTGTCGAGCCTTTTTTGGACAACAAAATGAGTGACAATAATCGAGAGCAAATTTCGGCATATTTGAATTCCCTGTGGATCGAAATGAAAAGCGATATTTCCGCAAGTAGAGGTATTTCCGAAGAACGATTAAATATAATAGCCGATAGTTTGCTGGCCCGAAACCCACAAATGGCTAAAGACGTAAAACTAATCGATAAAGTTGGTTATTACGATGAATACATGAATGGCATTAAAAAAGCCGTAGGAATCAGCATTGATACTGAATTGCCAACCGTTACCATTCGCGATTATGCCCGTTATGCAGCTAATAAAATAAATAAATATAACAAAAATAAAATTGCAGTTATTTATGCCGAGGGCGATATTATTTACGGTGAAGGCGACGAAAATGCCATTGGTCAGGGAAACATGGGAAAATCCTTGGTAGAGGCCAGAGAAGACAATAATGTTAAGGCTGTGGTGCTTCGCATCAATTCACCTGGAGGTAGTGCTTTGGCCAGTGAGCTTATTTGGCGTGAGATTACATTGACCAAAAAAGTAAAACCGGTAATTGTTTCAATGGGCGATTTTGCTGCATCGGGCGGGTATTATATGGCC from Tamlana crocina includes:
- the sppA gene encoding signal peptide peptidase SppA; this translates as MNFLKRVLATVVGIIVFVTLCFFGLLVLGALFGADPNETLKIKSNSVLELRLDFPIKDYAGKIEFEEYPFLNEDEKNGLFNLIDAINYAATDDKIKGISIDNNFIDAGISQTKALRGALLKFKESGKFIVSYSDIYSQKDYYLSSVADTVYINPVGIMEFKGLYSERLYFKDFQEKTGFKMEVVRLGKYKSAVEPFLDNKMSDNNREQISAYLNSLWIEMKSDISASRGISEERLNIIADSLLARNPQMAKDVKLIDKVGYYDEYMNGIKKAVGISIDTELPTVTIRDYARYAANKINKYNKNKIAVIYAEGDIIYGEGDENAIGQGNMGKSLVEAREDNNVKAVVLRINSPGGSALASELIWREITLTKKVKPVIVSMGDFAASGGYYMACNADYIIAEPTTITGSIGVFGVLPNGKQLADNLGINAEQVKTNANAVTYSFFEPLNSTQRKFIKEGILDIYELFTNRVAQGRKMSLDEVEAIAQGRVWTGTDALNIGLVDEMGGLDVALQHAAEAAEIQDYQIKELPVFKKNLDEMLEKFGLIKTKETILKEELGAENYKALKEIKSMSEKKGMQLLFPFSTDIK